The following are encoded in a window of Peromyscus leucopus breed LL Stock chromosome X, UCI_PerLeu_2.1, whole genome shotgun sequence genomic DNA:
- the LOC114707214 gene encoding putative MAGE domain-containing protein MAGEA13P, giving the protein MFHRQKHEQGLEVQEEKEGQLREEVPVAKEVGTPEEVPAAEVSQETSSSSASMQATLPSKANEGSGAQAEGGQSTSKAYLYSKVLLNAKLRKKVTELVKFLSFKYITKEPVTEAEILKNVVKEYKNYYALIFKHACECMEVVFGIEVKEVDAPNHSYELLKILDLTYDGRMSNDEGIPKTGLLVLILGVIFMEGNRASEKKIWEVLNVVGVYPDQHDFICGNPRKFITEDLVSEKYLEYQLVPDSDPVCYEFLWGPRAYAETSKMKVLQFFSKVAGSSPTSFTALYMDALKDEEERARALLASLAIPTTPDNSGSGDKPSSFSHPE; this is encoded by the coding sequence ATGTTCCACAGGCAGAAGCATGAACAAGGCCTTGAGGtccaagaagagaaggagggccAGCTCAGGGAGGAGGTTCCTGTAGCTAAGGAGGTGGGAACCCCAGAGGAGGTACCTGCTGCTGAGGTTTCCCAGGAAACCTCTTCATCCTCTGCTTCCATGCAAGCCACTCTGCCAAGCAAAGCAAATGAAGGTTCTGGCGCTCAAGCAGAGGGAGGTCAAAGTACCTCAAAGGCCTACCTATACTCCAAAGTCTTGCTCAACGCTAAGCTACGGAAGAAGGTGACAGAGTTGGTGAAGTTTCTGAGTTTCAAGTATATAACAAAGGagcctgtcacagaagcagaaattctGAAGAATGTTGTCAAAGAGTACAAGAATTACTATGCATTGATCTTCAAGCATGCCTGTGAATGCATGGAAGTGGTTTTTGGCATTGAAGTAAAGGAAGTGGATGCTCCCAATCACTCCTACGAGCTCCTTAAAATTCTTGACCTCACCTATGATGGGCGAATGAGCAATGACGAGGGCATACCCAAGACAGGCCTCCTGGTGCTTATTCTTGGTGTGATCTTCATGGAGGGCAACCGGGCCTCTGAGAAGAAGATCTGGGAGGTGCTGAATGTGGTTGGTGTatatcctgaccagcatgatttcaTCTGCGGAAATCCCAGAAAGTTCATCACTGAAGATTTGGTTTCAGAGAAGTACCTGGAATACCAGCTGGTACCTGACAGTGATCCTGTATGCTATGAGTTCCTCTGGGGCCCAAGGGCCTATGCTGAAACCAGCAAGATGAAAGTCTTGCAGTTTTTCTCCAAGGTTGCTGGGAGTAGCCCCACTTCCTTCACAGCTTTGTATATGGATGCTCTGaaagatgaagaggagagagCCCGGGCTTTACTTGCCTCTCTAGCCATTCCAACTACCCCAGACAATTCAGGTTCTGGGGACAAGCCCAGCAGCTTCTCCCACCCTGAGTAA